One region of Culex pipiens pallens isolate TS chromosome 2, TS_CPP_V2, whole genome shotgun sequence genomic DNA includes:
- the LOC120415198 gene encoding protein mothers against dpp-like, whose protein sequence is MDGGESSGSKMLSTLKSLVSTTSPSVKKLLGWKQVDEEEKWAEKAVEFLVKKLKQQKGTAIEDLERALSYPGHPSKCVTIPRSQDGRLQVSHRKCLPHVIYCRVWRWPDLQSQHELKHIESCQFPYNAKQKDVCINPYHYTRVESSVLPPVLVPRYSEFAPPAYSQVPPQYNAMTTYMGPHSPTPSMSSMGSSPPSPFGSPTHNQLDTNQVEPVAFQEPPYWADIAYYEMSTRVGEVFHCKSNSIVVDGFTNPSNKSDRFCLGQLSNVRRDSNIESTRCHIGQGVQLYYVHGEVYAECLSDAAIFVQSRNCNHQHGFHSSTVCKILPGCSLKIFNNQQFYQLLSQSVHQGYDAVFELTKMCTIRMSFVKGWGAEYHRQDVTSTPCWIEIHLHGPLKWLDNVLSQMGSPHNAITSVS, encoded by the coding sequence ATGGACGGCGGCGAATCTTCCGGCAGCAAGATGCTGTCCACGCTGAAGAGCCTCGTCTCCACGACCAGCCCCTCGGTGAAGAAACTGCTCGGCTGGAAGCAGGTCGACGAGGAGGAAAAGTGGGCCGAAAAGGCCGTTGAGTTCCTCGTCAAGAAGCTCAAACAGCAGAAGGGAACGGCCATCGAAGATTTGGAGCGAGCGCTGTCCTATCCGGGCCACCCATCGAAGTGCGTTACGATACCGCGTTCGCAGGACGGCCGGCTGCAGGTGTCCCACCGGAAGTGCTTGCCGCACGTGATTTACTGTCGCGTTTGGCGTTGGCCCGACCTGCAGAGTCAGCACGAGTTGAAGCACATCGAGAGCTGTCAGTTCCCGTACAACGCCAAGCAGAAGGACGTCTGCATCAACCCGTATCATTATACGCGGGTTGAGAGTTCGGTGCTGCCGCCGGTTTTGGTTCCAAGGTATTCGGAGTTTGCACCACCGGCGTACTCGCAGGTGCCTCCGCAGTATAACGCTATGACGACCTACATGGGCCCGCACAGCCCAACTCCGTCGATGTCCAGCATGGGATCGAGTCCGCCGAGTCCGTTCGGATCTCCTACCCATAATCAGCTGGACACGAACCAGGTGGAGCCGGTTGCCTTCCAGGAACCTCCGTACTGGGCGGACATTGCTTACTACGAGATGAGTACCCGCGTTGGAGAGGTGTTTCACTGCAAGTCGAACTCGATCGTCGTGGATGGGTTCACCAATCCGTCGAACAAGTCGGATCGATTCTGCCTGGGCCAGCTGAGCAACGTCCGCAGAGACAGTAACATCGAGAGTACCCGTTGCCACATCGGGCAGGGAGTTCAACTGTATTACGTCCATGGGGAAGTCTACGCCGAGTGTCTTTCCGATGCGGCCATTTTCGTGCAGAGTCGTAACTGCAACCATCAGCACGGGTTCCACTCCAGTACGGTGTGCAAGATTCTGCCGGGATGTTCGCTGAAGATCTTCAACAACCAGCAGTTCTACCAGCTGCTCTCGCAGTCGGTGCACCAGGGGTACGATGCGGTGTTTGAGCTGACCAAGATGTGCACGATCCGGATGAGCTTCGTcaagggttggggcgcggagtACCATCGGCAGGACGTCACCTCGACGCCGTGCTGGATCGAGATTCATCTGCACGGTCCGCTCAAGTGGCTGGACAACGTGCTGAGCCAGATGGGATCGCCGCATAATGCGATTACTTCGGTGTCTTAA